Proteins encoded by one window of Vampirovibrionales bacterium:
- a CDS encoding polysaccharide export protein: protein MSASMLLQRFLLLPLLGFGMIFSGFALPSSAVAAAPPSTGVEFKGRIAYQQGLYLLGPGDVLAMKTLQEPDFSQEQILVGPDGMAGFPGVGELPVANQTLDAVKTRIETVLGQTLIQPQVSLTLKTTRPGTVYLSGAVMHPGMFQFSTSASENNLIISAQDSLVRTDSRLSNILSNAGGVAMNADLSQVTVTRAATGESQTANLWQVLKEGDAGEDLWVNPGDRIHVPSLATMALNDEDYQLLLRSALGPKSVPIRVIGWVKTPGVYNLDGVSPYLNSALAKAGGFLDAAGKQVIAIRRFTSESDFSTLFVEVEKTDLLLRPNDVIFVAENKAYRTGRFAQEANKALSPFTSIAAVGSAMAQIFGLGGWDRRVNP from the coding sequence ATGTCGGCATCCATGCTTTTACAGCGCTTTTTATTGTTGCCCCTTCTCGGTTTTGGGATGATTTTTAGCGGCTTCGCGCTGCCGTCATCGGCTGTTGCGGCGGCCCCTCCCTCTACCGGCGTCGAATTCAAGGGCCGCATTGCCTACCAGCAGGGACTCTATCTCCTTGGGCCCGGCGATGTTCTGGCCATGAAAACCTTGCAGGAGCCGGATTTCAGCCAGGAGCAGATTCTCGTGGGGCCCGACGGCATGGCGGGATTCCCTGGGGTGGGCGAGTTGCCGGTCGCCAATCAGACATTGGACGCCGTCAAAACCCGGATTGAAACGGTTCTGGGCCAGACGCTCATTCAGCCGCAGGTCAGTCTGACGCTGAAAACCACTCGGCCCGGCACCGTCTATCTGTCTGGAGCCGTGATGCATCCGGGGATGTTCCAGTTTTCTACCAGCGCCAGCGAAAACAATCTGATTATCAGCGCTCAGGACTCGCTCGTGCGAACGGACTCGCGTCTGTCCAATATTCTTTCGAATGCGGGCGGGGTTGCGATGAACGCGGACCTTTCTCAGGTCACTGTGACCCGTGCGGCCACCGGCGAATCCCAGACGGCCAATTTGTGGCAGGTCCTGAAAGAAGGCGACGCGGGCGAAGACCTGTGGGTGAATCCGGGCGATCGCATTCATGTGCCGTCATTGGCGACCATGGCTTTGAATGATGAGGACTATCAATTGCTCTTGCGCTCTGCGCTGGGCCCTAAAAGCGTGCCTATCCGCGTTATCGGCTGGGTGAAGACGCCGGGCGTTTATAATCTCGATGGCGTTTCGCCTTACCTGAATTCCGCATTAGCCAAGGCCGGCGGATTTCTGGATGCGGCGGGCAAGCAGGTCATCGCCATTCGCCGTTTTACCAGCGAGAGCGATTTTTCCACCCTGTTTGTCGAGGTGGAAAAAACCGATCTGTTGCTGCGGCCCAACGATGTGATTTTCGTGGCCGAAAACAAGGCCTACCGCACTGGCCGCTTCGCTCAGGAGGCCAACAAGGCGTTATCGCCGTTTACGTCGATTGCGGCGGT